The window GCCAGGAAGGTCCAGCCCTGACCAGCCGTCTCCAGGGCCGCAccactgcctcagtttccccaccgcCAGGCTGGGCCTCTCTCTGCCAGGCGCCTGCAGCTCCGGCCCTGGCCCGCCTCTGTGGCCAGCTCCTGTGTGCTGTGCTCTGCTCAGGACTTGCACAGCTGACCCtgtggcctggcactggggccctcctcccttctggtcccgccctcccctgcagcccctcccccaatgaCGTCATTTCATAGGTCTTGGCTATGATAActgccccatggggggggggggcggtctccAGGTACCTCACTTCTCGGCCCTGGCTCCTGCTGGTCCCTTCATTCCCAACCTGGCCCCTCTCAGCCTCAATAAACATGGAAGACGCTGGGTGCCTGCACCCTAGTCCCGTGAGAGGACGCGTGGGACCTTGAACACAGAGGCTCACGGTGACAGCAGCCACCACGGCACGTGTCCTCCTGCCGGAGTCCAGTCCCTCCAGGAAACTGGGATCACAGATTCcgtcctttctttatttttttttaatcctgacccgaggatatttttccatcgacttttagggagagtggaagagagagggaaagacagagagaaatatcgctgcgagagaaacacattgattggttgcctcctgcacacaccgaGGCacctgcctttgaccagaatcaaacccaggccccgtcggtccgcaggccgatgctctatccaaggagccaaacctgctagggctggaTTCCGTCATTTCAAGTGGAGAAGAagcaccccctgccctcccccaaatCCCCAGTGAATGTCCCCAAACATCACTAAcatactgccgggagccggtccatccttgctgtttcaagggacctggcgtatatgcatactgttcttaatatgtttgctcaccttcttggcactatgtgttttaaccaaggtcacttctctgagaaaggttgtttccccaggtagggactttcccctgaagttagggagggaataaaaccccttaactaagtgccaggcgggtaattaatcactttaactacgaacaatcatgcttaagctacataatctttactccctggaatggagataagaaaggccctaacctttggaatagagattgataggattggaatcaactggtataaatacagatgtaacaagacaacaggacacagaacctagacacagaacctagacacagaacctagacacagaacctagacacagaacctagacagaacctacatagaacctagagacagaagaacttcgctggagagaacatggcaaaagatcctggacaggacctggctacagaacttggctagagaacctagacagaacctggctggagtacctggagaacctggctggagaacctagtgagagaaccgaaccagaacttggctggagatcctggctaggctgctgatcaactgaacgctgcctctgtttaattccttcttcgccgactccgtccacacctttggggacccctggacctgctggggttggaccccagcaacataCTCCCACCGCCTCCCAGAACCCCAGGGTCCCCGCGCATAACCAGCAGACACCTAAGCCAGTGAGCAGGCTGTCTGAGCTGAACCGGAGGCCACAGGCATCGGGCGCCGACATCCCCTTTCCCGCCTCCGCAGCCACCTTGTCCTGCCAACTTTTCTGCTTTCCTGTGCCAGGCCTCCAGGCTCCCCATCTCCCTTCAGACGCCTTAGGGTGGGGAGGTGGCCGACCGTGGGGGCACCGTCGAGGAAGCGGGCTGCCTGCCACAGGCCCCGTCAGGACAACAGCAGCTCCCCAGAAGCTCATGCCACGCCCTGCCCCCAGGCACAAGCACGGCTCACACACTCAGGGTCTTACAGTAACTACCCATTTCGTCAGACAGTGACTGTGGGGTTAGAAATGCTGCAAATGGCCCTGGCCGGCCTTGCATGAACCCACAGAGGCCGTGGCGGAGCATGGGGAGGCTGCCAGGAGGCACTCCCAGGCTCCCCCGGCTCCAACCGGGTATGGGACGGCCCGCTGGGCCCCAGGCAGCAAGTAATGGACCCTCAACAACAGGGCGCACTCTCTCCGCTCCCTCCCCCTGGTGTGGCCCATGATCTggctcattctttcttttttaaaaataccccccccccccacgcacacactggggatgtgcccgcaaccaaggtgcatgcccctgaccggaaccgaaccccagacccctcagtccgcaggccgacgctctatccactgagccaaaccagtcagggctggcccgttctttttttaaaaaatactttttttttttttgccctaactggtttggctgagtggatagagcgtcggcctgcggactcaagggtcctaggtttgatttcagtcaagggcatgtaccttggttgtgggcacatccccagtagggggtgtgcaggaggcagctgatcgatgtttctctttcatcgatgtttctaactctctatccctctccctgatcgctggccaggcctagggaccctacctgtgcacgaatttcatgcaccgggcctctagtttaaaataaaagattcttTCATGGAGTGATAAGtgctcagaagaaaataaaacagggtcAGATCCGGGGTGAGGCTGGCGGGCCCCTCTggggaggtgacatctgagcagaGTGACTAGGGAtcatgggggaggggccgtgtgGCTGGAGACCCACCCTGGGGACCCGGTACCTGCAAGGGCTGCTCTctagggaggtgggggaggggcaagaCTCTGTTGCTCctcttgggggttggggggcaggacagGGCCCACATGACACCTCAGCCCTGGGAGCCTgagggtgggggccggggtgggagCAACAGCCCCAAAgctgtgctgcctcctggtggacaGTCACAGAGGCAGCTGGAGCACTTCCTTCTCCGTCAGGACCTTGCATAGGTGGCCTTCCCTGGATGGGAAGGCAGGGCCAGCCCCCACCGGCCCGCTCTGCCCTAGGGCACCAGAATCAAAGGGACCCATCCTGCTGGCCTCACTCAGGCCCCTTCCTGCAGCACCAGTTCCAGATGCTTCTAGTCCCCTGTCATAAAAATGCTCCCTTgcccggcccatgtggctcagtgattgagtgtcgacctctgaaccaggaggtcacggttcgatttctggtcagggcacatgcccaggttcagggctcagtccccagtgtggggcgtgcaggaggcagccgatccatgactctctctcataattgatgtttctctctctctcctttcctctctgaaagcaataaaaatatagtttaaaaatgtgtgtatatatatatatatatatatatatatatatattttttttttttttttaaatgctcccatagcctggctccctccctctcctgcccagcAGTCTGCCGTCACAGCCTCCACTGACCTGCCTGCCTCCACATCTCCAGGCGATTCCTACCCCAGATGCCCTCACCCAGGTCGCCTGGCTTTGAAGGGTCCCACTTTGTCCTGTCCACCTCCTGGAATCAGGCAGGAGGCAAAGCTCCAGCCCAGAGGTGGGTGGTCTTGCTCAGCAGcacaggagggggtgaggggcagggcctgagggaggggcccaggggaAGGCATGTGGGtacctgcgggggggggggggggggggggaggcaagtCCTGGCACATCAGAGGCTGTGCTCCTTGGAGGAGCTCAGTCCACGGGCATGCTCCTGCTTGCCTGGCCTTTGTCTgggtcggggcgggggggtgggggggcaccggCAGTTGGCAGTGGAGGagggttttggggggggggctgtggccACCAGGCAGGACCTCTCCTTAAGTTTCTGGATAAACAGTGTGGAGAGTGGCCCTTCACCGGgcccagaggcagcaggaggcagctcccccctcttcccccccccccccacagcaaCTGCAGCTCTAGCCTCCAGCCCTCCAGAGCCCACACCCCACCTTCACACCTTCAGGAGGAGTTTCTTGAGGGGCCCACTCCCCACGCTGTGGCTGGGCCAGGACCCGCATGGAGAGGCCCCCCGAGTCCCTGGACAAGCTCCCTCCGGGGGTAACTGAGAGCCAAGCCTAGCTGGTGGCCTGGTTCCCCGGGGAGAAGATAAGGGGGGGGGGCACGCTGGCCTGGGGACAGGTGGGCTGGGACTGGCTCAGCCTCCAGCGTCCACACAGGATTCCTTTCCTTCCCAGGTGAGTCCTGGGCGCTCAGAGCCTGGGCAGCAGGACCTCCCAGAGGCAAGAGCTGAGCAGGAACTCAGGTGGATAGAGCTGGGCTCAGAGGAGGCCCTGGGAACAGGGGCAGAGGGGCCCGGTGTCCCGCAGGCCCGGGGGCGCCTGCTGCAGGCTGCGTGGAGGGGTCACTTAGGCCTCGCAACCCAGCTGCTGCGGCAGGGGGCCAGCGTGGAGGAGAGGTGAGCCCCCGGAGCGCAGGGAGGGGTGCGGGCATCTGGCCAGGATGTAGGGGGTTCCCTCGTGGGTCCCTTCCCTGAcctgggtgggagggcagggcccccccaCCGGGCTGGGCAGGACGGGGTCTTGCTCCCCGGCCGCCCCACGCTCGCCCACGCAGCCCCCACGCCCACAGGGACAGCGCGGGGAGGACCCCGCTGCATCTGGCGGTGCTGCGCGGCCACGCGCCCCTGGTGCGGCTCCTGCTGCAGCGCGGGGCGCAGGTGGGGGCCGCCGACCTTGCGGGGCGCACGCCGCTGCACGAGGCCGCCTGGCGCGGGCGCTCGCGGGTGGCGGAGCTGCTGCTGCGGCGCGGGGCCCCGGCGGCGGCGCGTTCGGGGGCCGGGCTCACGCCGCTGCACGAGGCGGCCGCGCGGGGCCGCACGCTGCTGGCCGGGTTCCTGCTGGGCGCGCCGGGCCCGGGCGCCGAGGCGGCGGACGCGCGCGGCTGGACGGCGGCGCAGTGGGCGGCTGCGGGCGGGCGGCTGCCGGTGCTGGAGCTGCTGGCCTCGCGCGGCGCGGGCCTGGACGGCGCCCTGCTCGTGGCGGCCGCGGCCCGGCGGGCGGAGGCGCTGCGCCTGCTCCTGGCGGCGGGCGCGCACGTGGACGCCCGGGACGGCGCGGGGGCCACCGCGCTGAGCATCGCTGCGGGTTTGGGCCGCGGGCAGGTACGTGCCGGCCTCACCCGCGATGGACAGGGCCGGGCGGTGTGGGGAAGCGGCCTTCGCCCCAGGGGCTGGCTGTTCCATGCGCCCCGGGTGCGGGGGGTCGCGGAGGGAGTGGacgcctggggcagggggaggcttCAGGGCCGAGGATGGGGGAGGAGCCCGGAGGGTCTGGGGTCTGAGTGCAGCCTGGAGTTTGCTTCTGGTTTGTGACCACCTCAGGGAGGACTGGGGAGGACCCTGGCCGGGCGCCCCAACTTTATTCTAAACACGTTTTTatggccccggccggtgtggctcagtggatagagcgtgggcctgtggaccatagggtcctgggttcgattccgatcaagagcaggtaccttggttgcaggctcccccccgggcctggtccctggtcagggctcgtgcaggaggcaaccaatcgatgcatcgatgtttctgtctttccccctgtcttccactctctctaaaaattaatggcaacatatcctcgggtgaggatttaaaaaaaaagtatatgtatatattttattgatttcagagaagaagggagggagagatagaaacatcaatgatgagagagaatcactgatggcctgcctcctgcacgccccccactggggatcgagccctcaacccaggcattgaaccctgacctcctggttcataggtcactgttCACCCACGGACCCATGGCGCTGGGCCAGGTGGCGAATGGTATCTAAGGACAGTGAGGGGGACACGTGTTAGTCCCCAAGCAGAGCCCTCCGGGCACCTACAGGGGCTGGCACACTTACCAGCTGGGAAGCAGGGCCAGGAAAGAGGCCGTGAGGCGACCCGGGCCAGGTGAGGTGGGGCCAGGCAAATGGCAGGGCGGCCCCTGCCttgtcctccctcctcttccaggaTATGGAGACACTGCTTGACCACGGGGCGGATCCCAGCCTCAGGGACAGGCACGGACGCTCTGCACTCCACCGGGCTGCCGCTGGCGGGCTCCTGCCTGCcgtccagctgctggcagcccgGGGAGCGGAGGTGGATGCTCGAGACGCACTGGGCCTCACACCCCTGCACCACGCAGCTCGGAGCGGCCATGTGGAAGTCGCCAGCCATCTCCTGGACAGGGGCGCACAGGTCAACGCTGCTGGCTGGCTCCACGCAACACCCCTGCACCTCGCTGTGGAGCGTGGCCACGGCCCCGCCGCGGAGCTTTTGCTGAGCCgaggggccagccctgccctgagaaCGCAGTGGGGCGAGGTGACCCAGGACCAAGTCGCCGAGGAGGGCGTGTCCCAGGCACCACCTCTCCTTTGCAGAGAGCAGAATGACTGCTaggtccggctggtgtggctcagtggttcagcatcgaccaagaaccaggaggacccggttcgattcccggtcagggcacatgcccgggcttgggggcttgatccccagtgtggggtgtgcaggaggcagccgatcagtgattctctctcatcactgatatttctatccctctccctctcctctcctctctgaaatcaataaaagtagattaaaaaaacaagaatgaCTGCCAGGGGCACACAGCTCGGGGGGCCTGAGCCGTACAGCCCAGGATGGGAGGCTCCTGGCTCCCACAGCCGTGGGAGTGTGCCAGGACCCCCTCTTCTGAGCTGAGACCtgcctgggtggaggggaggacagaCAGCAGTTCCTGGAACAGAAGCAGACAGTGGCTCTGGCCTGACCTGGGACTGCCCCACTGACTCCCGGGGGCGCATCGCCTCCGCAGTCCCAGCCTTCTCCACGTTCTCTGGTAGAGACACTGACTCATGGCCATAGATTTGACCACAGCCTGATGGCCTGCCCTTTGTCTGCCCACGGTGGGGGTGTCACCCtcagctctctctgtctctggggGTGCTCTTACTGTGCTATCTTTGATTTGGCATTTGTGGATTTGCATCCATTCATGTCAGGGCTGAACCCCTGGCCACAGTGGTTTACAGCTCCCCTGCGATCCAGAGCCCACACACCCACTAATATTCCCCACCCCAGGTCACCTGGGCCAGGCACCAGACAGCTAGAGGTGGCCCCTATGCAGCAAGGCCCCCAGGGATGATCCAACAAGCCAGTCCCAAGAGGTTTCCCTCCCCTGTGTTGCCTTTCCTGCTGGAGCCCCAGTAAAGGCTCTAGCCTGAAGCCCCCcttccccactcctgcctcctcacTGATACTGGTCTCCCTGTGGTGCAATGGGCCCTGGCATGTCCCCTCCACTcaggacatcctatctaataaaagagtaatgtgcaaattgaccatcactacaacacaaaatggctgcccccatgtggtcaaagatagccgccacaagatggccagcaggggagggcagttaggggtgaccgggccggcagaggagggcagttgggggcaaccaggcctgtaggggaggacagttggggggacccaggactccaggggagggcagttgggggggaccaggcctgcaagtgagggcagttgggggggaccaagcctgcaagggagggcagttgggggcgaccaggcctgcaagggagggcagttgggggggaccaagcctgcaagggagggcagttgggggcgaccaggcctgcaagggagggcagttgggggggaccaggcctgcaagggagggcagttggaggcaatcgggccagcaggggaacagttgggcgtccatcaggctggtaggggagtagttagggggtaatcaggctggcaggcagaagcggttaggggcaatcaagcaagcaggcaggggagtggttgggagccagcagtcctggattgtaagagggaagtccgactgcctgtttgctgggatcgggcctaaacggtcagttggacatccctcaaggggtcccaaattggagagggtgcaaactggactgagggacacagcCCCCctacccccgtgcatgaatttcatgcactgggcctctagtgtaagtaATAAAAATCTCTCCCTGTTGCCACTCAGCCATCTCCATAAAtgaaaccccaccccccaccccaaacagtTGAAACAGACAGCTGTCTCCGACTGTCCACCCCTGTACTCTAATAAAAGTCATTGCCTTTATTCAAAGCAGTTGAGCTTCaatccaggaaccaagaagtcgccagttcaattcccaattagggcacatgcccagatttcaggttcaactaatcaatgattttcatcattgatgtttctctctctctctctccccgtctcccttcctctctgaaatcgataaaaaaatattttttaaaaaggaaagaaatggagcAAAATGTAAGCAGTTGGTGCATTTGGGGagaatgtattatagaattcCTTCAGGTAGTGTTGCAACTTTCCTAGAATTTAAAATTACATCCAATGAAAAcattataaagaaactagagacccagtgcacaaaaatttgtgcatttgggggcagtccttcagcctggcctgtgccctctcgcagtctgggacccctcgggggataaccacctgctggcttaggtccgctccccaggagatcaggcctaagctggcagtcagacatccctctggcagcccgggagccctcaggggatgtctacttgccagcggggagcaggcctaagctgcagtcggacatccttagcgctgctgaagaggcaggagaggctctcaccatcaccgctgtactggcagccgtcagcctggcttgtggcagagcagagctccccctgtgggagtgcactgaccaccagggggcagctcctgcatcgagcatctgcctcctggtggtcaatgtgtgtcatagtgatcagtcatttccagtcgttctgctgttagggtcaatttgcatattacccttttattatgtaggattattacaggcctggtgcatgggtgggggccagctgttttgccctgaagggtgtcccagatcagggtgggggtcccactagggtacctggccagcctgggtgaagggctgatggctgtttgcacactggccacagccccttcagggttggggtccccactggggcgcctggccagcctgggtgaggggctgagggccatttgcaggctggccaagccccccagaggggtccctcactccatgaggttgtggccagcctgggtgaggagctgatggctgtttgcaggctggcctcaACCCCCAGCtatccaagctcccagtggaggctgggtggaagcaggtatctgggatttatttgtcttctataattgaaactttgttgccttgagctgAGTCcacagcaggccagggcaggcgggaagcttggcttcctccatcaccggggcaaccaagcctcctccttgctccagctccatggctacctgtcaccatcttggttgggttaatttgcatatggccgctctgattggctggtgggcatggcttggggcatattggaggtgcagtcaatttgcatgtttctcttttgttagattAGATTGCACTTACTCTTTTGCCCCCTATTTTTTCTGGTAAAATACTCAGAACGCAAAGTTTACCAGTTTAAGCATTTCAAAGGGTCCAATGTTGTGGCATTTAGGACTTTCACAGTTTATGCACCCACCCCCACTACCCAGTGGCAGAACGTGTCATCACTCCAAAGGAAACCCTGTCCCTGGCTGCCACTCCCTGTGCACGCCCCGTCCCCGTGGGTGGATGTCCCTGGACCCACCCGTTCTGGGTATTCATGGGACGAAACCAAACAACACGTGGCCTTGGTGCCCTGCAGATTCCCGCCCGTGGCCGGGGCTCCTGGGCCTGCACCGGCCCTTCAACCTCCGCAGGGCACACGGCAGCCCCGCTCGTGGCGGATGGTCTaatatagtggttctcaaccttctggccctttaaatatagttcctcatgttgtgacccaaccataaaattatcttcgttgctacttcataactgtcatgttgctcctgttatgaatcctcatgtaaatatctgatatgcaggatggtcttaggcgacccctgagaaagggtcattccaccgccaaaggggtcgcgacccacaggttgagaaccgctggtagacTCTTGCTTCTCCACGGCCCCCACCGCGGGAGTCCACGCCCACACCCAGTcgcgggggaggaaggggagggagaccCCAGGAGGCTGCGCGCGCACCGGGGGCCCGCCGCACCGAGCATGCGCACGAATGCGGGGCGGCGGTAGGGCCGGGGAGCATGCACGGTGCCCCGGAAGTGTCCGGCGGGCCGCTGACCCGGAAGCACTCGGCAGCGCGGCGCGGGCGTCTTTCAGCGGGGACGCCTGCTGGGCACCATGGTCTTCCTCACCACGCAGCTCTGGCTGCGGAGCCGCGTCACCGACCGCTACTGGCGGGTGCAGGAGGTGCTGAAGCACGCGCGGGTGAGTTGgccgcgcccgccccgcgccccagcGCGCCCGGGAGCCCGCGGACCCCGCCGGTAACCCTCCTCTCCCGTTTTTTTGACCCAGCACTTCCGGGGGAGGAAGAACCGCTGCTACCGGCTGGCCGTCCGGGCAGTGATCAGAGCGTTTGTGAAATGCACGAAAGCCCGGAGACGGAAGAGGGGCATCCTGAGGACGGTGAGCCGGGGGCCCGGCGT is drawn from Myotis daubentonii chromosome 3, mMyoDau2.1, whole genome shotgun sequence and contains these coding sequences:
- the ANKRD65 gene encoding ankyrin repeat domain-containing protein 65, translating into MERPPESLDKLPPGVSPGRSEPGQQDLPEARAEQELRWIELGSEEALGTGAEGPGVPQARGRLLQAAWRGHLGLATQLLRQGASVEERDSAGRTPLHLAVLRGHAPLVRLLLQRGAQVGAADLAGRTPLHEAAWRGRSRVAELLLRRGAPAAARSGAGLTPLHEAAARGRTLLAGFLLGAPGPGAEAADARGWTAAQWAAAGGRLPVLELLASRGAGLDGALLVAAAARRAEALRLLLAAGAHVDARDGAGATALSIAAGLGRGQDMETLLDHGADPSLRDRHGRSALHRAAAGGLLPAVQLLAARGAEVDARDALGLTPLHHAARSGHVEVASHLLDRGAQVNAAGWLHATPLHLAVERGHGPAAELLLSRGASPALRTQWGEVTQDQVAEEGVSQAPPLLCREQNDC
- the MRPL20 gene encoding large ribosomal subunit protein bL20m isoform X2; translated protein: MVFLTTQLWLRSRVTDRYWRVQEVLKHARHFRGRKNRCYRLAVRAVIRAFVKCTKARRRKRGILRTCQVELNRKMLADLAIYEPKTFKSLAALAKRRREEGFAAALGDGKEPEGIFSRVVQYH